The following coding sequences are from one Leptolyngbya sp. NIES-3755 window:
- a CDS encoding hypothetical protein_880 (similar to AA sequence:cyanobase_aa:LBDG_21350) — protein sequence MRLSEYRARFVQVVNDSNYWLLGIALGLIALHLQLYWRLTGNFSHISLELIGWSAVFYSLWHRRHDLMLQRSPISQFVGWFLIAILLVRGANLRGAQSIILSVTPLLIGLAIALISVGFKQFKHYQRELWLIFIMAIPTEFLVQGVDRIIHSTVLTAKYAHILMWYLGFLVERKGTQLVMPSGAVDIYLGCSGLEAAIVSLKVALFFLLVYPTRSREKLLIPAIAVLSAFIINGFRVIFLAYLVSKQDTAGFEYWHGDQGAQIFSMISMTILTTYCQILMERGKPEFASVEPTPEELEQSSR from the coding sequence ATGCGTTTGTCAGAGTATCGTGCGCGATTTGTCCAAGTTGTCAATGATTCAAACTATTGGCTCTTGGGCATTGCATTGGGTTTGATTGCCCTACATTTACAGTTGTATTGGCGGTTGACCGGAAACTTCAGTCATATTTCACTTGAACTGATCGGATGGTCAGCCGTTTTCTATTCACTCTGGCATCGTCGTCATGACTTAATGTTGCAACGATCGCCGATTTCGCAATTCGTAGGCTGGTTCTTGATTGCAATCTTGTTAGTGCGAGGTGCAAATCTGCGAGGGGCACAAAGTATTATTCTTAGTGTGACCCCTCTGTTGATTGGACTTGCGATCGCGCTTATTTCAGTCGGATTCAAACAGTTCAAGCACTATCAACGCGAACTATGGCTCATCTTCATCATGGCAATTCCCACAGAATTCCTGGTGCAGGGAGTCGATCGCATCATTCATTCCACAGTGCTCACCGCGAAGTATGCTCACATACTAATGTGGTATCTGGGCTTTTTAGTAGAGCGCAAAGGAACACAGTTAGTGATGCCCTCCGGAGCCGTTGACATCTATCTGGGTTGTTCTGGTTTAGAAGCTGCGATCGTCTCTCTGAAAGTTGCACTCTTCTTTCTATTGGTTTATCCAACTCGATCGAGGGAAAAGCTTTTAATTCCTGCGATCGCGGTTCTATCTGCTTTTATCATCAACGGATTTCGAGTCATCTTTTTAGCTTATTTAGTTTCAAAACAAGACACCGCAGGGTTTGAATATTGGCATGGTGATCAAGGTGCACAAATCTTTTCCATGATCTCAATGACAATTCTCACAACGTATTGCCAAATCCTGATGGAGCGCGGCAAGCCTGAATTTGCTTCAGTAGAACCGACTCCAGAAGAACTAGAACAATCCTCTCGATAG